The Rahnella aquatilis CIP 78.65 = ATCC 33071 genomic sequence GTTTTACCGTGCTGTCGATGACGCTGTCGCTGATCGCGGTATTCATTCCGATCCTGCTGATGGGCAGTATTGTCGGGCGTCTGTTCCGCGAATTTGCGGTGACGCTCAGTGTCTCGCTTATCATCTCGATGCTGGTGTCACTGACCCTGACGCCGATGCTGTGCGCGCGTTTCCTCAAGCGTAAACCGCCGGTGGAAAAACGCCAGCCGCGCATTTACCGCATGATCGAACGCGGCCTGAATAAACTGCTGGCGGCCTATTCTGCCGCGCTCGGCTGGGTGATGCGCCATCAGCTGATCACGCTGGTGGGGTTATTCCTCACCGTGATCCTCAACTTCTATCTTTATACCGTGGTGGAAAAAGGTTTCTTCCCGGATCAGGACACCGGCATGCTGATGGGTATGTTGCGTGCGGATCAGAACACCTCGTTTCAGTCGATCCAGCCGCAGGTGCTGAAATACAGCAAGATCATTCAGGATGATCCGGCGGTAGAAGCGGTGATGAGTTCGGCGGGCAGCGGCGGTTTTGGTTCACGCAACACCGCGACCTTCTTCGTGCGTCTGAAAGATTTCGATAAACGCACCGCGACCGCCAATCAGGTGGCTAACCGTCTGATGATGGCGACCGGCAAAGAGCCGGGTGCGCAGTTGTTCCTGATGGCGGCGCAGGATCTGCATATCGGCGGGCGCAGTGCCAACGCGCAGTATCAGTACAGCCTGCAATCTGATGATCTTTCTGTGCTGCGGGAATGGGCGCCGAAAGTGCAGAAAGCCCTGGCGAAATTGCCGCAACTGACCGGCGTGGATTCCGATGCGCAGACCGGCGGGCAGGAGATCATGCTCAATATTGACCGGGATCGCGCCACGCAGCTCGGCGTGAACGTGAAGATGATCGACACCTTGCTCAATAATTCCTTCAGCCAGCGGCAGGTTGCCACGATTTACAAAACGCTGAACCAGTATCACGTGGTGATGAACCTGACATCCGACTACACCAGTAATCCGGATGTGCTGCATCAGCTGTATGTGGTGACGGATGCCGGTAATCAGGTGCCGTTGTCGGCGTTTGCCACCTTCAGCGGGGCGAATGCGCCGCTGTCGGTTTCCCATCAGGGACAGACGGCGACCACCACGATTGCGTTTAACCTCGCCGACGGGTACGCGCTGGAAGATGCGCAGGCGGCGCTGAAAACCGCCATGGCGCAAATCGGCCTGCCGGATACCGTTCATGGCAGTTATGCCGGTACGGCACAGGCGTTTGAAGCGCTGGCCAGTTCGATGCCGTGGCTGATCCTGGCTGCGCTGGCGGCGGTGTATATTGTGCTCGGCGTGCTGTATGAAAGCTATATTCACCCGCTGACCATTCTCTCCACGCTGCCTTCCGCCGGTCTGGGCGCGCTGTTACTGATGCTGATGACCAATACGCAACTGACGGTGATCGCACTGATCGGGATCCTGCTGCTGATCGGCATCGTCAAAAAGAATGCGATCATGATGATCGACTTCGCGCTCGACGCTGAACGGCGGCTCGGCCTGACGCCACAACAGGCGATCACCCAGGCCTGTCTGATGCGTTTTCGTCCGATCCTGATGACCACGCTGGCGGCGTTCTTCGGTGCCTTGCCGCTGGCGATGGGCAGCGGCGGTGACGCGGATTTGCGCAGTCCGCTGGGTCTGGCGATTGCCGGTGGTCTGGCGCTGAGCCAGATCCTGACGTTATTCACCACGCCGGTGGTTTACCTGTATATGGATCGCACCAGCCGTGCGACGCACCGTCTGTGGCAGCGACTGCGTCCTCACACGCCGCCGCCGGAGGCCCGTACACATGACTGATCACACTGAAACTCATTACCCTGAAGCGAATCTGATGACTCTGCAAAAAACACGTTTAATGGTGTTCCGTCTTGCCCCGCTGGCGCTGGCCTTACTGGTCAGCGCCTGTGCCGTCGGCCCTGATTACCAGCGGCCGGATGTGGCTATGCCAACGGCCTTTAAAGAAGCCAAAGGCTGGACGGCCGCGATCCCGAAAGATAATCAGGCCAAAGGCGACTGGTGGGCGGTGTATCAGGATCCTGAGCTGTCGTCCCTGCTGACACAGGTGCAGATTTCCAACCAGAACGTTGCGCAGTATGCCGCGCAATACCGTCAGGCGCAGGCACTGGTGACACAGGCGCGTTCCGATTTGTATCCTTCCGTGGATGCGACCGTCGGCAGTACGCGCAATGGCACATCCACCTCCACCACCAACAGCCAGTCCGCACAATTGAGTGCAAGCTGGGAACTGGATTTGTGGGGCAAACTGCGCCGCACGGCAGAAGAGCAGGATGCCAGCGCGCAGGCCAGCAAGGCCGATCTGGCCGATGCCACGCTTAGTGCGCAATCCGAACTGGCGCAGGATTATTTTCAGCTACGGGTGATGGATCAGCAAATCGCGTTGTATAAGCAAAGCATCGACGCCTATCAGCGTTATCTGACGGTGATTGAGAACCAGTATGCCGGTGGCAGCACCTCGCGTGCCACACTGGCGCAGGCGCAAACTCAGTTGGAAAGCACCAAAGCGTCGGCGCTGGATCTGCAATGGCAGCGCGCCCAGCTTGAGCATGCCATCGCCGTGCTGATCGGCAAACCACCGGCACAGTTCAGCCTCGCGGCACGTGACGTAAAACTCAACCTGCCTGCGATGCCGGATGCGATTCCGTCGCAACTGTTGCAGCGCCGTCCTGATATCGCCGCTGCTGAGCGCACCATGGCCTCAGCCAATGCCGCCGTCGGTGTCGCGACCGCCGCGTACTATCCTGATCTGACCTTAAGCGCCAGCGGCGGCTTTGCCAGCTCGGCCTTCCACAACCTGTTCTCGCTGCCCAACCGTGTCTGGTCTTTAGGCCCGGAAC encodes the following:
- a CDS encoding efflux RND transporter permease subunit is translated as MNISRFFIFRPVATLLLTMAILLLGLLGYRLLPVAPLPQVDFPTILVSASLPGASPETMAATVATPLERALGQIAGVTEMTSRSSQSSTSVILQFDLDRDINGAARDVQAAINASRALLPSSMPSLPTYRKANPSDAPIIMLALTSATRSKGELYDIASSQLQQKIAQVNGVGQVSLVGSALPGVRIDLRPEAVTSYGISLDTIRAAIADSTSNLPKGLLQGSDQSWMIEGNGQQSTAAQYKTLIVTYINGSAIRLSDIANVYDSVEDKYNVGYYNSTPSVMIGVTRQAGANMLETIQAIKAALPLMKESLPGDVQLNLALDRSPNVSASLRDTEMTLMEATLLVIAVVFVFLRNWNAVLIPAVALPVSLIGTCAVMYLLGYSLDNLSMMALIISTGFVVDDAIVVLENITRHIEEGMGPVRAALKGAQEVSFTVLSMTLSLIAVFIPILLMGSIVGRLFREFAVTLSVSLIISMLVSLTLTPMLCARFLKRKPPVEKRQPRIYRMIERGLNKLLAAYSAALGWVMRHQLITLVGLFLTVILNFYLYTVVEKGFFPDQDTGMLMGMLRADQNTSFQSIQPQVLKYSKIIQDDPAVEAVMSSAGSGGFGSRNTATFFVRLKDFDKRTATANQVANRLMMATGKEPGAQLFLMAAQDLHIGGRSANAQYQYSLQSDDLSVLREWAPKVQKALAKLPQLTGVDSDAQTGGQEIMLNIDRDRATQLGVNVKMIDTLLNNSFSQRQVATIYKTLNQYHVVMNLTSDYTSNPDVLHQLYVVTDAGNQVPLSAFATFSGANAPLSVSHQGQTATTTIAFNLADGYALEDAQAALKTAMAQIGLPDTVHGSYAGTAQAFEALASSMPWLILAALAAVYIVLGVLYESYIHPLTILSTLPSAGLGALLLMLMTNTQLTVIALIGILLLIGIVKKNAIMMIDFALDAERRLGLTPQQAITQACLMRFRPILMTTLAAFFGALPLAMGSGGDADLRSPLGLAIAGGLALSQILTLFTTPVVYLYMDRTSRATHRLWQRLRPHTPPPEARTHD
- a CDS encoding efflux transporter outer membrane subunit; amino-acid sequence: MTDHTETHYPEANLMTLQKTRLMVFRLAPLALALLVSACAVGPDYQRPDVAMPTAFKEAKGWTAAIPKDNQAKGDWWAVYQDPELSSLLTQVQISNQNVAQYAAQYRQAQALVTQARSDLYPSVDATVGSTRNGTSTSTTNSQSAQLSASWELDLWGKLRRTAEEQDASAQASKADLADATLSAQSELAQDYFQLRVMDQQIALYKQSIDAYQRYLTVIENQYAGGSTSRATLAQAQTQLESTKASALDLQWQRAQLEHAIAVLIGKPPAQFSLAARDVKLNLPAMPDAIPSQLLQRRPDIAAAERTMASANAAVGVATAAYYPDLTLSASGGFASSAFHNLFSLPNRVWSLGPELSQTVLDFGSTRGKVAQAEAAYDADVASYRQSVLTAMQEVEDYLVELHTLDTELVARQNAADAAKESARVTYNQYQAGMIDYLDVATTENTSLTQQQSVLSLLSTQMVTSVKLIAALGGGWNGDVGK